From Candidatus Neomarinimicrobiota bacterium, the proteins below share one genomic window:
- a CDS encoding Lrp/AsnC family transcriptional regulator, whose protein sequence is MIDAKDISILSLLQSNSRMTASEIAESVGMSVPAVTERIKKLTEAEIIQKFSAKLDAKKLGFDLSAFIAVVSSSSDHYEDIISESIKNPSVMECHSVTGDGSHLLKVRVKSSTGLEKLLRDIQAWPGVIRTHTSVVMSTYKEGFTLKLS, encoded by the coding sequence ATGATTGACGCCAAGGATATTAGTATTTTATCACTTTTACAATCCAATTCAAGAATGACTGCTAGTGAAATCGCTGAGTCTGTAGGGATGTCTGTCCCCGCTGTAACTGAAAGAATTAAAAAGCTGACTGAAGCCGAAATCATTCAAAAGTTTTCAGCGAAATTGGATGCTAAAAAATTGGGATTTGACTTATCGGCATTTATTGCAGTTGTAAGTTCCTCATCCGATCATTATGAAGATATTATTAGTGAGTCTATAAAAAACCCTTCTGTGATGGAATGCCACTCTGTTACAGGTGATGGAAGTCATTTATTAAAAGTTAGAGTGAAAAGCTCGACTGGGCTTGAGAAATTACTGCGGGACATTCAGGCTTGGCCCGGAGTGATCCGCACTCACACATCTGTAGTGATGAGCACTTACAAAGAAGGTTTCACCTTAAAATTATCGTAA
- a CDS encoding glutamine synthetase produces the protein MSKVKAEYIWIDGHQPTSKLRSKTKIIEGPISSLKQIPEWGFDGSSTMQAEGRNSDCMLLPVCFIPDPIREGDDILVMNEVLNADGTVHKSNSRAELSEIADKYNDHEPWFGIEQEFTFFVGRSPLGWPDGGYPAPQGPFYCGVGADEVFGREIVEDHMDACVRAGIGLSGINAEVMPGQWEFQVGPLGALEVSDQLWLSRWLLYRIAEDYGVNATLHPKPVKGDWNGAGAHTNFSTKAMREKGGIKVIETACEALGKRHEEHIAVYGAHNEERLTGLHETCSIHEFRYGVSDRGASVRIPMATANDGYGYLEDRRPSANMDPYEVCKMLIETCCS, from the coding sequence ATGTCTAAAGTAAAAGCAGAATACATTTGGATTGACGGGCACCAACCAACATCCAAATTGAGATCAAAAACCAAAATCATTGAGGGACCTATTTCATCTTTAAAGCAAATCCCGGAATGGGGGTTTGATGGATCAAGCACCATGCAAGCCGAAGGACGCAACAGTGACTGTATGTTGCTGCCGGTTTGTTTTATTCCGGATCCGATTAGGGAAGGTGATGATATATTAGTTATGAATGAAGTCCTAAATGCAGATGGCACGGTGCATAAATCGAATTCGCGAGCTGAACTTTCTGAAATTGCCGATAAGTATAATGATCATGAGCCATGGTTTGGGATTGAACAGGAATTCACATTTTTTGTTGGGAGATCTCCACTTGGTTGGCCCGATGGTGGATATCCCGCTCCACAAGGTCCATTTTATTGTGGCGTTGGAGCTGACGAAGTATTTGGTCGTGAAATTGTAGAAGATCATATGGATGCATGTGTAAGAGCAGGAATTGGATTATCGGGTATTAATGCTGAAGTGATGCCTGGACAATGGGAATTTCAGGTTGGGCCACTTGGGGCGTTGGAAGTTTCAGATCAGCTTTGGCTCTCCCGTTGGCTTTTATATCGAATTGCAGAAGACTACGGTGTGAATGCGACACTTCATCCCAAACCTGTAAAAGGTGACTGGAATGGTGCGGGTGCGCATACGAATTTCAGCACAAAAGCAATGCGAGAGAAAGGTGGTATAAAAGTAATTGAAACTGCTTGTGAAGCTTTGGGTAAAAGACACGAGGAACACATTGCAGTGTATGGTGCTCATAATGAGGAAAGGCTAACCGGACTCCACGAAACCTGTTCTATCCATGAATTTCGATATGGAGTAAGCGATCGAGGTGCTTCGGTACGCATTCCAATGGCGACGGCGAATGATGGTTATGGATATTTAGAGGATCGCCGTCCTTCGGCAAATATGGATCCTTACGAAGTATGCAAAATGTTGATTGAAACCTGTTGTTCTTAA